Proteins co-encoded in one Stomoxys calcitrans chromosome 5, idStoCalc2.1, whole genome shotgun sequence genomic window:
- the LOC106095843 gene encoding putative ATP synthase subunit f, mitochondrial, with the protein MAFGDYPAEYNPKVHGPYDPARFYGKADVPFGQVKLGELGAWFGRRNKTPNAMAGAMSRAWWRWNHKYVQPKRAGIAPFFQITAVAMTFFYVINYGKIRHHRNYKHH; encoded by the exons ATGGCTTTCGGTGATTATCCAGCTGAATATAACCCAAAAGTGCATGGTCCTTATGACCCTGCACGTTTCTATGGCAAAG CCGATGTTCCCTTCGGTCAGGTAAAATTGGGTGAATTGGGCGCTTGGTTTGGACGTCGTAACAAGACCCCTAATGCAATGGCTGGTGCTATGAGCCGTGCCTGGTGGCGTTGGaatcacaaatatgtccagccCAAACGTGCTGGAATTGCACCATTCTTCCAAATCACTGCTGTCGCTATGACTTTCTTCTATGTCATCAACTATGGCAAGATTAGACACCACAGAAATTACAAACATCATTAA